Proteins encoded by one window of Rutidosis leptorrhynchoides isolate AG116_Rl617_1_P2 chromosome 7, CSIRO_AGI_Rlap_v1, whole genome shotgun sequence:
- the LOC139860134 gene encoding uncharacterized protein codes for MRKQLTNNPVKSWCEELDITQTFTSVALPHANGQVEVTNREIVAGIKERLGLSRTGWVDELSHILWAHQTTPKDSTGEMPFSLVYGSEAVILAQISIPTHRIAAFHAEKNEEAIREN; via the coding sequence ATGAGAAAACAATTAACCAATAATCCTGTCAAAAGCTGGTGTGAAGAATTGGATATAACGCAAACATTTACATCCGTAGCACTTCCACATGCAAATGGACAAGTAGAAGTTACGAATAGGGAAATTGTGGCAGGAATAAAGGAAAGATTGGGTTTAAGTCGAACTGGATGGGTTGATGAATTATCACATATATTATGGGCACACCAAACTACACCAAAAGATAGTACTGGAGAAATGCCATTCAGTTTGGTTTATGGATCAGAAGCAGTGATCCTAGCACAAATAAGCATACCAACACATCGAATAGCAGCCTTTCACGCGGAGAAAAATGAAGAAGCTATAAGAGAAAACTAG